One window from the genome of Eucalyptus grandis isolate ANBG69807.140 chromosome 7, ASM1654582v1, whole genome shotgun sequence encodes:
- the LOC120295788 gene encoding phosphatidylinositol 4-kinase gamma 7-like: protein MSRELDSPVQTQMAVAFFKSSLSREYGGTNRNERKQPTGRRRVFVQTETGCVLGMELDRDDNAHTVKRRLQIALNFPGEQCSLTFGDKLLKNDLSAVLNDSPLLLTRNFLCRSSSAPCLSPTGRDIQERDESAPIEILYRSNRFDRIKQLVKDVVKAIDMGIDPIPVHSGLGGAYYFRNSRGDFVAIIKLTDEEPFVPNNPKGFVGKALGQPGVKRSARVGESGYKEVAAYLLDSEHFANVPPTALVKITHYVFNINDGVNPNKPNEKKVVSKIASFQQFIPHDFDASDHGTLSFPVSAVHRIGILDIRIFNTDRHAGNLLVRKLDSMGRFGQVELIPIDHGLCLPETLEDPYFEWIQWPQASIPFKYRVGDFCQYLDISIYVLYTSLNLGDATIHVSL, encoded by the exons ATGTCTCGCGAGCTAGACAGCCCCGTCCAGACTCAAATGGCTGTGGCTTTTTTTAAGAGCTCTCTTAGCAGGGAGTACGGCGGGACAAACAGAAATGAGAGGAAGCAACCTACTGGGAGGAGACGGGTTTTCGTACAGACTGAAACGGGCTGTGTGTTGGGTATGGAGCTGGATCGCGACGATAATGCCCACACTGTGAAAAGGCGGTTGCAGATAGCTCTTAATTTCCCTGGAGAACAATGCTCCTTGACTTTTGGGGACAAGTTACTGAAAAATGATCTCAGTGCTGTCCTAAACGATTCCCCACTTCTCCTTACACGGAATTTTCTTTGTAGGAGCTCATCGGCACCTTGTCTTTCACCAACCGGGAGGGATATCCAGGAAAGAGATGAGAGTGCTCCGATAGAAATACTTTACCGGTCAAATCGATTTGATAGAATCAAGCAATTGGTAAAGGACGTTGTCAAGGCGATTGACATGGGGATTGATCCAATTCCTGTTCACAGTGGTCTTGGAGGTGCATACTACTTCCGAAATAGTAGAGGTGATTTTGTTGCTATTATAAAGCTGACTGATGAAGAACCATTTGTCCCCAATAATCCTAAAGGCTTTGTTGGCAAAGCTCTAGGACAACCGGGTGTGAAAAGATCCGCGCGGGTCGGAGAAtcagg GTATAA AGAGGTTGCAGCTTATCTTTTGGACTCTGAACATTTTGCTAATGTTCCTCCAACTGCTCTGGTGAAGATCACTCACTATGTCTTCAATATTAATGATGGAGTGAATCCTAACAagccaaatgaaaagaaagtggTTAGCAAGATAGCATCTTTTCAGCAGTTCATACCTCATGATTTTGATGCCAGCGATCATGGGACCTTAAGCTTTCCTGTTTCTGCGGTGCATCGAATTGGAATATTAGACATTAGAATTTTTAACACGGACAGGCATGCGGGGAACCTTTTAGTAAGGAAACTCGACAGCATGGGAAGGTTTGGTCAAGTGGAACTGATTCCTATTGATCATGGCCTTTGCTTGCCAGAAACTTTGGAGGACCCATACTTCGAGTGGATTCAATGGCCCCAAGCTTCAATTCCTTTTAAATATA GAGTTGGTGATTTTTGCCAATACCTTGATATATCAATCTACGTCCTGTACACCAGTCTAAATCTTGGTGATGCTACTATTCATGTTTCACTCTAA